The window aaaaatggactgaGCGAAggctcatgaaaaacaaaactcatGACATAAAACCATTAATTTACTCTCGGAATAGTTTcagatttttaaattgaactaaTTCATCAGTGGTTTCCCCCCCCCACATGCTGGATGTGGTCATGATGGACACTTACACTACAGACCTGCTaaagacggacacacacacacatacacatacacacacatacacacacacacacacacacacacacacacacacacacacacacacacacacacacacacacacacacacacacacacacacgcagacaaacCAATCACCAACCTTCTTTTTGGAGAGCTCAGACTTTTTGGAGACATTCTTCAGTTTTTTGTGAAGATGATTTAAAACCTGCCACAATAAagattgaaaattattttaaaaaaacaaataaaacagaagctcttctgattgtgattttttttttgttttctacattttctaaaaaaaaaaaaaaggaactttaaagaaataataaaattatacaaTTAACGTTTGTCACCACTCAAATATTGCTGAAAAACCAACATTTTATGCACAGGAGGAGAAAGGGAGAAGAGTCTTTAATGGTGCTCTGTTGCGCACTCATCCATCGTCCGTGCGCACTCACCTTGGCATAGCAGACGGATATCAGGGTGAGGGGCAGGAGGTACCCCACGACGAAGGTGCACACCACGTAGACTTTCCTCTGGTGCTCCGGCCAGACCTCCCAACAGAAGGTGTTGTTGTCCTCCCTCTCCACGATGCTCTGGTAGTGCGCCACGGGAGCTGCCATGACCAGAGACAGGATCCAGATCAGCAGCACTCCGATGGTGGCATTCCTCCCCACGCGTATCGACGAGGATTTTCTGGCATGGACGATGGCCACGTAGCGGTCCACGGACATCGCTGACAGGGAAAAAATACTGACCAGCATGGATACGGTGAAAAAATAGTGGATGAACTTGCAGATGAAGGCTCCCAACACCCACGTATCCAGCATGTAGATGGTGGACTGGAAGGGAACGCAGAAGAGGAGGTAGGAGAGGTCGGCCACGCTCAGGTTCAGGATGAAGATGTTGGTGGTGCTTCTCGGTTGGCCCGGTTTGCTGCGCGCCAGCACCGTGATCACCAAGGTGTTCCCAAGAACACCGAGCAGGAAAATAAGTCCAAAGACGAGCAAAGAAATGAAGTTATCCACACCCATTCCCAGAATATGTTCCACTGGTAACCTGGGAGAGTTGGTGTTGAAAGACTGGTTTTGGATCTCCACTGGTAGCTCCATGTTTTTCCACTTCTGAACTAAAGTTCCATGTCGATGTAAAACACGAACATCCGACACACGCAGGTGTTTCTCTGCGTAAAGGTTCAATGGAGCTGATGCGCTTGAAGGCTGCGCCTTGTCCTCCAAAGCAACGTCACACGGCGGTGCGCAGCCATCCAaacaataccccccccccccccccccacacacacacacacacacatacacacacacacacacacacacacacacacactaactgcTACAGAAAGAGAGCCAGAGAAAATAACTTCTGTTCATATCATTCATATCATGGAATTAAATGGGAGCGTCTTACTTCATCTATATTTGAATAAACCTTTACTTTCTCTCAAACCTGTgcaattaattaatctaaaCGGAGGCTGTGAAGCATGAAAATAGATCTTTGATTTTTGATGATTCATTTACttctttatctatttattaatcAATACGGTTTAATGTCCGGGAAGCACTGGCGTCGTGTCCAGAGTGTACCGTGACGGCGGGATAGAaaatggaaagatggatggttgtaaatggatggatggatgtgtggggTTTAGTGGATTGTGATAAAGTCCCTGAAAACTCCACACCTCATGCTCACATATTGGcagataattttaaaaaatactgtcGATATAAAATCTCCCTAAATAATTAACTCAGGATCTTTAGATCTAAAATATCAGAGCGCTAGATCGGAGCGCGTTAAAGGGGGGTGAGTGGACTTGACCTTTAATCTCCCTGCAGAGGTTTATGGTTTCCAGGAATCTGGAATTGAGTCTCTTTATGAGTCCTTCGTGAAAGTGTAAGCGTTAAAATTAACCTGAAAATTGCTTATAATTTCTCTCCTTTCCGTCAGCTATCCTCTACTTTGTATCTGTGCCATTGATGAGCTTCAACCACATCTTGGAACATCTGCATTAACTTTATGTAAGTGTGTGATTCTGAGATAGAGGAGGGAGATGAGCCCAGGGGATAACCATCTGGAGACGGCGGTGGACACGACGCAGCTCTATGTTACCTGAGAACTCGAGGCTGATCTTATCGCCACGTCCTCCTGTCCTCAGATGATTTCACACAGTTGAAGCGCTTATTGACTCTTTTTCAATTCAGtatataaatgttgttttttttaattggcttCTCGCTAAACGCCCTGAAACAGTCTGAAGTTTCCATGGAGATCGTTTCCTCCGTTGACCGAGATGTTATCCCTCTTtctgggaagaagaagaaggaggagagaccCTGAAGCTGTGAGACAGCCCAGTGAAATATTCTGTTCCTATGGAAACTTGACAGTGTGAAGGAGGTGAGCTGAGACTGCAGAATCATGTCAGTGCCACGGACAGgtcatctttccatcttttttttttttttttcctgggctTTATTTCCTGcatgggggttttttgggggggggttttcacTGCCAGGTCCACCTTGGATTAGTCATCAGTTTTAGTGTCACCAGTCCAtctgtattatatatttttggaCTCTGAAAGGAAGTTGCAGAAACCCATGCAGACGTAGGGAGAACATTCAGCTCCGTGTTCAGGTGGATGTGAAACCTGGCTCATCTTGCTGATTCGAAGGAATCGAAAGGGCCACGAAGCAG of the Antennarius striatus isolate MH-2024 chromosome 14, ASM4005453v1, whole genome shotgun sequence genome contains:
- the galr1a gene encoding galanin receptor type 1 translates to MELPVEIQNQSFNTNSPRLPVEHILGMGVDNFISLLVFGLIFLLGVLGNTLVITVLARSKPGQPRSTTNIFILNLSVADLSYLLFCVPFQSTIYMLDTWVLGAFICKFIHYFFTVSMLVSIFSLSAMSVDRYVAIVHARKSSSIRVGRNATIGVLLIWILSLVMAAPVAHYQSIVEREDNNTFCWEVWPEHQRKVYVVCTFVVGYLLPLTLISVCYAKVLNHLHKKLKNVSKKSELSKKKTAQTVLVVVVVFCLSWLPHHIVHLWVEFGSFPLNQASFLFRMVAHCLAYSNSSVNPIIYAFLSENFRNSYKQVFWCQAPRKCPVNDTRELRSRVETALSTNISVTYKGHDSQISKML